The Polyangium mundeleinium genome contains the following window.
CCCGGCCCATCGAGGCATCGCCGCGCGAGGCGGAGCGGCAGGTTGTAGCGCGCGTAATGCAAGAGGCCCTGGAGGAGCGCCCTTCGCTCCTCCCCCGACACCCACGCGAGCGGGGCTTCCCCCGCGGATCCGGTCACGCCAAATCCGAACACCGCATCGCCGATCCACCGTCGCCCGTCGGGCGAACGCCCCACGAAAACCTCCACGTCACGCTCTCCGTGCTCGGAGGCAGGCACGACCTCGAACGGCCCCTCCGCCGAAAGCCACCGCGCGAGCTCGGCGTCGAACGGATCGAGACCCACGAGCAGGACATCCGTCTTCCCGGGTTGGACGAGCCGACCTCGCGCCCCCTCGCCGAGGTGAAATGCGCTTCCCACGGGCAACGCCGTGGCATACGAAGGCGTCGCGCTCTCGACACGCAGGAGCCCGCGCCTCGCGCCGAGGTCCTCGGGAGAATGCAGCGGCGGGAAAAACGCCGGGCTCGGCCCATAGACCGCAACCGTGGCCCCCGGCCCGAGCCCGACCCGCGAGCCCGCATGAATCCGAACCTTGCCGTCGAGCTCGCGGATCGAATACCCGGGATCCTGCTGACGGAAAGGCCCGCCGAACAGATGCCTCTCGTTCCGCCCCACGAGGCACGGGTGCTGGGTCGGAAACTGGGACGTGACGCGCCCGCGGAGGGCCTGCCAGACATCCGCCCATCGCAGGGCCTGCAGCCTCTCGTCGGGCTCTCGGGCGAGCAGGTCGAGGAGCGCCCCCGTGAACGCGCCGTGGCGATGGCCGCGGGCATCACGCCCCTCGTGGGCGGGCTCGCTCGATTGCGCGGACGCGACGACCAGGAATCCGGGGTCCGAAGGATCAAACGACGAGAGGAGCCCCGCATCGAGCTCTCCCCCGCCACGCAAGGCCACGGGGGAGAGCATGTCGGGACCGTCGACAGAGCAGAAACGAACGGCGCTGTCCTCTGCACGCCCAAGGGAGCGCGTCGCGCCCGCCGAGCAGCAGCAATCCAGGACGACCGTGAGATCCTCGGTGCGCGCCGCGATACGGCGGAGCAATGCGTTGATCTCGTGGTCGAAAAGCAAGTCCCCGCCCGCGAGCGCATCCACCGGCACGAGCGCCTCGCGCGTGGTGCGCGTGCCACGCGGCAACGTCTGCGTGCCGTGCCCCGAGTAATGGATGAACACCCGATCGCCCGCTCGAACCTGATCCCCCGCGAGCGCCTCCAGCGCCGCGCGGAGCCGCTCGGCCGTGGGGCGGTCCTCCGGCACGCGGGATCGCCGCGACAACCGCGGGTGGGGCGCGACGAGCTTCGTGATCGCCTCGGCCGGTACAGCGAGCCGATCGAGGAAAACAGCTTCCATCGCGTCGACATCATTGGCGCAGCCGTGGAGGGGCTCGACCCGCGCATAGGCGTCGATTCCCACCAGCAGGACATGGGAGCGAGGAGGAGGGTTCATCCTGCATCCATGGGACCAGAAACCACGTCCTTCGTAAAGGACGCCCGAGCGCTTCGGATGGACCGTCGGATGACAGACACCTGACGCGCGCCCGCGTCACTGACGCGCGCTGACGCGTCAGTGACGGACCAGGGGCCCCGTGTTCCCTGGTGACAGGGCAGGCACGGCGGCTGCATGATGGTTTGTGGACGAGCCGCGAGAAAACCGCGCGGCCTTGGTCGCAAAGAGGGACGGAGGGACGAAATGACGACGACGGGCCTGCTCGATCTCGGCGCTGCCGAAGTGGTCGATCGAACGACGGGGGAGCTTCTCGGATACGTATTCACCTTGGCGAGCGGCAAGGGTCAGCTTCAGCGCTGGCTGCTCTTTCGTGATCCGCGGAACGAGCTCGAAATCCGGCCGCCGCCCGCATCCATGGCGAGCTTCACGCTCGCCGATTGGCAGGCCCAAGTGCCCAGCCTCTGGAGGCCGAACGGATATTACGTGTGGGCGCAGGCCGACGTGTACCCGCACGGCGAGACCTGGACGCAGATCCCGCCGGCCTCGGCCCTTCCAGAGCCCTCGTTCCCCGAGCGCCCCGGGAGCAACTACCAGCTCGATTACACCGGCGGCAAGGTGATCGACGTGCTCCAGGAGGATTGGCGCGGCTCCGCGTATGTGGTCCGGGGCCTTTCGCAGACGTCGAGCATCGAGTACTGGTCGCTCCCTGCGCGTTACCGTCCCGCCGGGAGCACGCGCGCCGTCGTCTCCGTCGGGACCGAGGAAGCCACCTCGCTCGATGCGTTCGTCCGGCTCGCCAACACGTCCTGGGGGCCCGGATGCAAGTTCGTCATCACGGGCTGCCTCAATCACCACGGGACCGCGGCCCCCTTCGCTCCCTGAGCTTCCCATTGCGTCGAAGTCCGGAGCCCAGTAGCCTCCCGGCATGCCGTCGGAGATCGACGCAGCCGGGACGCTGAAGGGGAGCGAGGATCTCGCGCACAGCCACGCCGAAGAGCGAGCTCGATCCGGCGACCCAGCGCTCGCTTCCACCATTCCGCTACCAGCGAATGTCGACACGCCTCCTCCCGACGACGAGGCGCCGGGGCGCGTCCTCGAGGACCGCTACACCCTCGTCCGGCGGATCGGCGGCGGCGCGCACGGGGACGTCTGGGCGGCCGACGATCGTATCCTCGGCGAGCGCGTCGCGCTCAAATGGATGCGCGTCGCGCATGGATCCATGCTCGCCCGGATTCGCCGCGAGATCACGACATTACGGATGCTACGTTTCCCGGGCGTGGTGCGGCTCCTCGACGACGGCGTCGCCGATGGCAGGCCCTTCCTCGTCATGGAGTTCATCGAGGGCCGACCTTTCCCCGGGGTGGAGCAGGTCGCCCCGACGCAACGCTTGCCGTGGCAAACCCTGGCGAGCCCGACGCTCGCGCTCCTGGAGACGCTCGCGCACGTCCATGCAGCCGGCGTCGTGCACAGGGATCTCAAACCCGAGAATGTCCTCGTTCGCCCCGATGGACGGCCCGTCGTGCTGGATTTCGGGATTTCTCAGCTCCACGCCCCCGGCTCCGAGCGGCTCACCGGCGCAGGACAGATCGTCGGCACCCCCCTGTACGTCGCGCCCGAGCAGATCCTCGCACGAACCGTCGATGCCCGAACGGACCTCTATGCCATCGGCGTGATGCTTTACGAATCTCTCACGGGCCGCGTGCCTCACGAGACGCCGGACGTCCCTTCGATGCTACGCGCGCGCCTCGTGAAGCCGGCACGCCCCTTGCTCGAGCTCGCGCCGGATCTGCCTCCCGTCCTGGGGGCCGTCATCGATCGATTGCTCGCTGCTCGTATCGAGGATCGATTCGACTCGGCCGCGGACGTGCTGGCGGCGCTACGAGGCGAATCGATGTACGTTTCCGCGACGCTCCCCTGGCTCGGCTCCCGCAATCCCGTGCTCGAAATGGTCCAAGCCGCGCGGGCAGGCCGTTCGATCGATATCGTCGGTCCGCGAGGATCCGGGCGGTCCCGCTGCATGCACGAGGCGTCCGAGGAGCTCACGGCCGCGGGCTTCTCGGCGCTGTGGACACGTCCTTCCCGGGCGCCCCTTGGCAGCCTCCATTCCATCGTGGGGGAGCCGCCGGGTGGAGACGAACTACGGCTCGATGGCGCGCTCGCGCACGCTGAGAGCGCTTTGAAAAACGTGCTGGGCGCTGGGACCGTGTTATTCGCCGACGATGCGGAGCGGCTCGACCCGTGGTCCGCGGAGATCTTGGGCCGGCATCCCAAGGGGCCGGGCGTCGTGATTCGCGCGGTCCTGTTGTCCTCCGCCGACGCATGGGCGGACGGGATCGTGATGCTGCCGCCCCTCGACGAGGCATCCCTCGTGCCCCTGTTCGCCGGACCGGACAGGCTTTTTCATCTACGCGAGGATGCCGCACGTATCTTGTGGGAGCGGACCGACGGGCTTCCTGCGCGCATCGAGGCGGAGCTCGTCATGTGGACGCGCCTCGGCCTTGCTCGCCGGGAGGGTGGTGCGTTCGTCGTGGACCGAGATGCCCTGGGGCGGCTCCAGGCAGGCCTCGCGAGCCTTCCGGGCGGAGCCACGGCGGCCCACGACCTCCTCGACGACGACGTCCACGTGGAAGAGACGCGGTCATGGCTCTCGCTCGCCGGCCGCCCCATGACCATCCTCCAGCTCGCGCGCGTGATGCGCTGCGCGCCCTGGCGCGTCGAGGCGGCTTGCAATGCACTCCTCTCCCTCGGCGCCGTGAAGCATCACGGCGCCGATCGCTTCGAGGGACGTGGGCGCATCTATCTGCCCTGGAGCGAGCAGCAGCGCGTGGAGGCGCACCGCGCCCTCGCAGGCGTCATGCAGCCAGGCGACGAGGGGCGATTGCATCATCTCCTGGCGTCCGGGCTCGTTCGCGAATCCGCACGAGAGGCCGTCGATGTCGCGCATCGTCATGCGGTCGAAGGAGACCTCGGCGCCGCGACGGCAGCGCTCGCCGAAGGACTGCGGGCAGCACGGGAGCTCGGCTCCGGGCCAGAATTGACCGAGATCCTGAGCACATGGGCGCAGGTCGCTTTCGCAGGGGGCGCACCACGCGCGCTCGATCGTGTTCTTTACGAGCTCTCGCGTCTCCGCGACCGTGACGCAGAGCTCGGGCGGATCGAGGCCCTGCTTCGCGCAGGGATCGCGGCGCCCGGGGCGGGCGCGCTCAAAGCCCTCGAAATGGCCGATGACATCGGTTCCTTCTCGGATCCAGAGCTCGAGCGACGACGGCAGCGAATCCGTATCGTCGCGGTCGCGGCCCGCGCGTCGTCCTCGCTCATCGCGGAGGTGCTCGAGGAGATCGAGGCGTGGGCCGAGGACACCGGACATCCGCTCGCCCTGCTCTGCCTCGCGGAGGGGCGCGCGCTCCTGCGATACCACGAGGGGCGCTTCCAGGAGGCGGCGGCGCTCCATGCGCAGGCCGCGGCACTCGAGCCGTGGACCACGGGGCGTATTGCGGCGATGCTCAACAGTGCCTCCGCCTTGCTGGAGGCATTCCAGCACGACAAAGCGGCCCTTCGAGCCTCGGAAGCGCAGGCGCTCGCGGCACGGTGCCGGAATCCCTACTGGGAAGGCCGCGCCGAATGGCTGGCCCGGTCCGCGAAGTATCGGACCGGGCAAACCCAAGGGCCCGATTTCGAGCTCGTGGACGCCATTGCCCGTGTGGGGGCGCTGGACCTGGAGGCGCTGGTGTGCCTGAACGAAGGGGCGGCAGCGATGCGCGCGGGCGCGCGGGACGCGGGCGCGGCGCTCGCCGACCGGGCGGCCACGATATGGCGCGGGATGGGGCGGCCCTTCGCGGCGATGCTGGCCCGAGCGCTCGCCCTTGCCTGTGGCGCGACCGCGGACGCGGGCGAGGTGCAGGCGCTCGCGGAGCGGGCGATGAACTGCAAAGGTCCGGGCGTCGGAATCCAGACCCTCGGGCTGCTGGGGCCGATCGCTCCCGAAGCGAGGGAGCAATGGCGAGACGCGATCGCGGGGCTCGTGCGCGACGTGCCGGAAGCGAGCTGGGATCAGCGGATGGATGTGCTCTCCGTCCACGAATCGCTGGACGGGCTCCTCCATCGACGCTGACGCGGAGGGGCATGGAGGGGCGCTCTGGAGGTCCACGCTGTCGCGCAGCGAACGCCGAAACCTCGCTTTTGTCGCTGGCAAATTCTGCCCCGAGAACCGGATCCCGTCTTCGCGCATGCTCGAACGATGCACAGGAGCCCCCAACCCCCACCCCTCGCCCCTTCCGACCTCCGCACAGGACGAGCGCGACGCCGTTCGGGATCCGAAAACCGTCGCGCCCGACGCGCCCGGCGCCCTCGAGCACGTCCGAACATCCCGCCGGGGCTCCTGTGCATCGTTCGGACATTTTCAAACGTGACGCACACCACTTCCTGTGCCTCGTTCGAGCATGTCCGAACGAGGCGCCGGGAGACCGTCGCGGGGGTTGCGCGCGTCCGAAGGCTCGAACCTGCTTTCATGCCGTGATTTGCCGGCTCCTCAATCGACGCTGACGCGGATGGGCATGGAGTGCGTCACGACATCCCAGCCGTCGGCGTCGACGCCGTCGATGACGACCAGAAACAGCTCGTGCTCCCCCTTCGGCAGACCGTCCGCGTTCAGGCGCAGGCGGATGGCGCCATTCCAGCTCTCCCAGTCCTGCACCTCGCGCAGTGTGGCGCTCTGGAGGTCCACGCTGTCGCGCAGCTCGACGCGCCTCCAGCCCGTCTCGGCCGTGTTGCCGACGAGGACGCGGCTGTCGTCCGAATAGAGCTCGCGCACGTCCGGCTTGGGGAGGGGATTGTCCACGCCGTCCTCGATCTGACCGAAATTGCCGAAGTAGTTCTGCTCGACGAAATGACGCAGCCGCAGGTTCGGATCCGCATAGATGCGCTCGGCTTGCTTGTTCTGGCTGATCAGCGTCTTGCCGTTCCTGTGGACGCGGGTGACCAGCTTGCCGTCCTCCTGCCCTTGCGTGCCGGTGAAGACCATCATCTCCAGGAGCGCCCAGTCCCCATTGCTGTCGGCGGCCTTTCCGCCGTAGTAGGTGGACTTGTCCATCGCCGATCGGTTGACGTAGGTGATCACGCCCCCGCCGCCGGCAAACCAGCTATGCACCTTGATCTCGCAGTCGCCGTCGACCACCGAGTTCTCCCAGTTCACCCGCTCGTGCTTCCACTGATAACTCTTCGCGTACGGCATCCCGTCGAGGAGCATCACGTTGCGCACGTAGTGGGCCTTGTAGAAATACCGGTGCTCCTGGATGGCGAAGCCCGGATCGAAGCGCCGGGTGGCATTGTAATGGACGCTGTCCTGGGGCGTGAACAGCACCTTGCCGCGCTTCGGGTCGAGCTCCACCGTGGTGGGGCCGCCCAGGTCATGAAAGGACCAGCCGTCGCCGCTCACCATGGTCGTACCCGGCGGCAACGACTCGATCTTCCCGTCGGCGCCGCCGAGGAAGGTCTTCGTGACATCGTTGCTGCCGAAGTCGCCTTCGATGTCCACCAGGTCGCCATGGCGGTACATCAACGGCGCGGCGCCGCCCTGCCCGCCTCCGCCGCCTCCGCCGCCCGAGCTCGACGAAGAGGTCGTCGCGCCCGCGCCGCCCTGGCCGCTCGACGAGGTCGGATCACCCCCGCCCCCGCCGCAGCTCGCCGTCGCGAGGGGCAACCCCGCGAGGAGCGCCCACGCGAGCGCGGACGCGAGAACCGACGGAGGAGAGCGGCGAGGGAGTCGGAACGGAAGAGAATGGACGTTCATGGACATAGGCGTACCCGGCTTGGCTTTTTCTTCTACACGCGTCGATAGCTTGTACTTCGTTGCAAAGGTGCGGGGGCGATTCGCACGGTTGAGAGAAGCTACACGTGCTCGATCCACTGGCGAACGACGTTCACGAAGGCAGCCCGCTTCGCCTGGATGTCCTTCGCGTCGCGGAACTTCACCGACGCCCGGTCCTTGCCGAGCCATTCGAGCAGCGATTCCGGGTCGTCGAGGGTGACGCCGGGGGTCTCTCGTTTCTTCGCGCCGAGGTGCAGGATGACCTGCACGCCGTCCTTCGCGCGCAAATGGAACGTCGCGAAAAACTCCGACGTGCGGAAGCTCGGCGCGTTCCACTTGATGCCCTCGCCGATACGGTCATCGACGCCGAGGATCACCTGCCGGATCTCGCGGATCTCCTTCTCGAAGGGATGATCGAGCGACGCGAGGAACGCCTCCACGTCCTCGGGCGCGGGCGCAGGCCGTTTTGTTGTTTTTTTGCTGGTGGCTTTTATCGTCACGGTGCGCTTCTCGTCACAGCTCGATGGCCTTTCCGCCGGCCGCCGTCCAGGCGTCACGGGCGCGAATTCGATCCGAGGCGAACGTTGAGGGCATGGGGAGACGGAGGAAAGGTGTGGAGGCGGAGCATCTACGCGGGAAGCTACCACGAACCGAAGCGGCCGTAATACGGTTCCGGCTTCGGCTTCTCCCAGCGCAAAGGCCCCCTCCACAGCTCGTTTCTCTCCGGGAGTTTGTCCTCCGACGCGTGCGGAACGCCGAGGGCCCATCCATCCGTCGTCAGGACCATCGCATAAAAGAGGGACACCTCGCCGACGACGCCGCGCTCGAGGTCGAAGACCTCGGAGCCCGAATGGGCAAATCGCTCGACCTGCTCCATGTGCACGTTGCGCTCGGAAGGACGAAGGACGGAATCGACGCCGAGGCTCCTATCACGCAGCACGAGTTTGTTCTCTGCGGACACGTACAGCGCATACCTGTCGTAGGCCGAGAGCGCGCGTGCTCCCTCGGGGAAGGGGTGGAGCACGCCGTGGTGCTCCAGGTCGACGAGCACGTCCGGCGGGTCCGCGTTGCCCTCCTCGGGGTTCACGGACCGGAGCAACACCACGCTCCCCGTCCCCACCTTTTTCGTATAAAAGCGCGGATCCTGGACGTACACGCCGAGCGGCAAATGGAAATCCTCGCCGTGGAGCTCGACCCGCGTCCGCTCCGGCTCATTGCGGAAGCGCACGGCGCCGTTCTGGCACGCCACGAGCGCGAGCTTGCGTCCGTGATCCAGGTAAACCAGATCGCCGTCACACGCCGCGGAGACGAACGGCCGCGCGATTCCCTCCGCCGACACCAGAAACAGCGCGGCCGGGCTCTTTTCCGGCGCCTCCTCCCGGACGATCCATCGATCCCCGAGCGCAGCCTCGATACGCGGCACGCGCGTCATCCGCCCCGTCG
Protein-coding sequences here:
- a CDS encoding serine/threonine-protein kinase — translated: MPSEIDAAGTLKGSEDLAHSHAEERARSGDPALASTIPLPANVDTPPPDDEAPGRVLEDRYTLVRRIGGGAHGDVWAADDRILGERVALKWMRVAHGSMLARIRREITTLRMLRFPGVVRLLDDGVADGRPFLVMEFIEGRPFPGVEQVAPTQRLPWQTLASPTLALLETLAHVHAAGVVHRDLKPENVLVRPDGRPVVLDFGISQLHAPGSERLTGAGQIVGTPLYVAPEQILARTVDARTDLYAIGVMLYESLTGRVPHETPDVPSMLRARLVKPARPLLELAPDLPPVLGAVIDRLLAARIEDRFDSAADVLAALRGESMYVSATLPWLGSRNPVLEMVQAARAGRSIDIVGPRGSGRSRCMHEASEELTAAGFSALWTRPSRAPLGSLHSIVGEPPGGDELRLDGALAHAESALKNVLGAGTVLFADDAERLDPWSAEILGRHPKGPGVVIRAVLLSSADAWADGIVMLPPLDEASLVPLFAGPDRLFHLREDAARILWERTDGLPARIEAELVMWTRLGLARREGGAFVVDRDALGRLQAGLASLPGGATAAHDLLDDDVHVEETRSWLSLAGRPMTILQLARVMRCAPWRVEAACNALLSLGAVKHHGADRFEGRGRIYLPWSEQQRVEAHRALAGVMQPGDEGRLHHLLASGLVRESAREAVDVAHRHAVEGDLGAATAALAEGLRAARELGSGPELTEILSTWAQVAFAGGAPRALDRVLYELSRLRDRDAELGRIEALLRAGIAAPGAGALKALEMADDIGSFSDPELERRRQRIRIVAVAARASSSLIAEVLEEIEAWAEDTGHPLALLCLAEGRALLRYHEGRFQEAAALHAQAAALEPWTTGRIAAMLNSASALLEAFQHDKAALRASEAQALAARCRNPYWEGRAEWLARSAKYRTGQTQGPDFELVDAIARVGALDLEALVCLNEGAAAMRAGARDAGAALADRAATIWRGMGRPFAAMLARALALACGATADAGEVQALAERAMNCKGPGVGIQTLGLLGPIAPEAREQWRDAIAGLVRDVPEASWDQRMDVLSVHESLDGLLHRR
- a CDS encoding DUF1801 domain-containing protein; the encoded protein is MTIKATSKKTTKRPAPAPEDVEAFLASLDHPFEKEIREIRQVILGVDDRIGEGIKWNAPSFRTSEFFATFHLRAKDGVQVILHLGAKKRETPGVTLDDPESLLEWLGKDRASVKFRDAKDIQAKRAAFVNVVRQWIEHV
- a CDS encoding caspase family protein; translation: MNPPPRSHVLLVGIDAYARVEPLHGCANDVDAMEAVFLDRLAVPAEAITKLVAPHPRLSRRSRVPEDRPTAERLRAALEALAGDQVRAGDRVFIHYSGHGTQTLPRGTRTTREALVPVDALAGGDLLFDHEINALLRRIAARTEDLTVVLDCCCSAGATRSLGRAEDSAVRFCSVDGPDMLSPVALRGGGELDAGLLSSFDPSDPGFLVVASAQSSEPAHEGRDARGHRHGAFTGALLDLLAREPDERLQALRWADVWQALRGRVTSQFPTQHPCLVGRNERHLFGGPFRQQDPGYSIRELDGKVRIHAGSRVGLGPGATVAVYGPSPAFFPPLHSPEDLGARRGLLRVESATPSYATALPVGSAFHLGEGARGRLVQPGKTDVLLVGLDPFDAELARWLSAEGPFEVVPASEHGERDVEVFVGRSPDGRRWIGDAVFGFGVTGSAGEAPLAWVSGEERRALLQGLLHYARYNLPLRLARRCLDGPGVLRMRVLDARNAGVLVPEELADPPLPEAEPDPEHRYRYRLVDGQPVCFSVENRSSAPIFAQVINCSASGRVEILGPTQLEIAPWRRQTFWLRGHLGRAFPCRVSAGRASNVERLVVVGTTSPEVDLRSLQVKESFAEAMGVTRREMVPDEEEPAERWTATVVMVKIVKAAGRP